In Candidatus Methanosphaera massiliense, the following are encoded in one genomic region:
- a CDS encoding cobalt-precorrin-7 (C(5))-methyltransferase, with product MSNKMNIVGIGPGAREYLTLKALDVIENSDVLVGSKRSLDLFNNTNAEMVVLEPRDIPKTIKKAVSYLEEGFTVTVLSTGDPGFSGMLKTIKKLSPNTKVNVLPGISSIQLAAAKLEIPWDTANLLTIHGGKAPTEDLLDKLDNSRPNIILPNRHISELAEYLIDHGFSPEHGITICEKLSYPDEQIVHITLEEAKQMDFGYMCVVVI from the coding sequence ATGAGTAATAAAATGAATATTGTAGGGATAGGTCCTGGAGCAAGAGAATATTTAACATTAAAAGCATTAGACGTAATTGAAAACTCAGATGTACTTGTAGGTAGTAAAAGATCATTAGATTTATTTAATAATACAAATGCAGAAATGGTAGTACTAGAACCAAGAGACATACCAAAAACTATAAAAAAAGCAGTATCATATCTAGAAGAAGGATTCACAGTAACAGTGTTATCCACAGGAGATCCAGGATTTTCAGGAATGTTAAAAACAATTAAAAAATTATCACCTAATACAAAGGTCAACGTATTACCTGGAATAAGCTCAATACAACTAGCAGCAGCAAAACTAGAAATACCATGGGATACAGCAAATCTCTTAACAATACATGGTGGAAAAGCACCAACAGAAGATTTACTAGACAAGTTAGATAACTCTAGACCAAATATAATACTACCTAATAGACATATTAGTGAATTAGCAGAATACTTGATAGACCATGGATTTAGTCCAGAACATGGAATTACAATATGTGAGAAATTAAGTTATCCTGATGAACAAATAGTACATATAACATTAGAAGAGGCAAAACAAATGGACTTCGGTTATATGTGTGTAGTGGTAATCTAA
- the ileS gene encoding isoleucine--tRNA ligase, with the protein MPINEVEQGYNKDLEKKIESFWNENDIYNKTNKLREHKPRYSFLDGPPYCSGRIHLGTAWNKTLKDAYLRFKSMSGYSLRRQAGWDTHGLPIEHKVEELLNIKSKQEIEEKYGIDKFVEKCKEFAIKNKEDMTKQFKSMGIWMDWDDPYVTYDNGYIESCWWTLQQADKNDLLVQDKRVITWCPHCETALANAEIEYGEQEDPSIYVKFPLKEQEYDDATTYILIWTTTPWTIPSNLAVSVHPDYQYSYVKVANPETGKDEIFIMADELIDTVFGDTEKTILKTVQGKELDGLEYNHPLVEEVTLQKEFNHRVILGTHVTLDEGTGCVHTAPGHGPEDYEVSIKNGIKPFCPVDENGCYTEEAGKYASKPTRETNDEITHDLYHKNALLKQGTINHRVGFCWRCKTPIIYIATTQWFIKVTEIKDKMLEQLDAVEWVPSWAGESRFRNWVENARDWTISRQRYWGIPLPIWICPECGKKIVVGSKKELKELSGDDTLTGDFVHRPHVDNITIPCECGHEMKRVPDVLDVWIDSGVAGWAALHYPQNPSKNFDDWFPYDFIAEGHDQTRGWFYSQLGLGVAAFGKAPYKKVLMHGFTLDEEGKKMSKSLGNVVSPEEVIEKYGADILRFYLLDANKPWDDLKFHWEEVQNSAKLFNILWNVYYFSTTYMALDNFDPTKHNKDDLVFREEDLWIRSRVNSLIKSVEDDINALVFNRATEKISDFILEDLSRWYVRLIRGRTWVESDDPDKLGAYYTLYYTLKDLIRVLAPIAPYVTEEIYQNLVRGVKKDAPESVHMLDWVYNENEIDLQLEENMNYIRDILEASAHARDVARFKLRWPVQDITIVTENESIKNAINSLENVLLEQANTKHITIDSELENAIIIAKPNMSILGPKLRGDLGRVKKYFEQDEVDGAEVQDTLNKEGTYTISFDDKDITLNEEEILFEKELPDNLVSCDFEGGSVYVNTELTPEIYSEAMARELIRRIQDMRKDLDLNVEANIHVTVECSDEFKDAVIPHQDYISNEVRTDKLVFEPVTDNGYMKEWKIEDEQLKIVIKE; encoded by the coding sequence ATGCCAATAAATGAGGTAGAACAGGGATATAATAAAGATTTAGAAAAGAAAATCGAATCATTTTGGAATGAAAATGATATATATAACAAAACAAATAAACTACGAGAACATAAACCAAGATACTCATTTCTTGATGGACCACCATATTGTAGTGGAAGAATACATTTAGGAACAGCTTGGAATAAGACATTAAAAGACGCATACTTAAGATTTAAAAGCATGTCTGGATATAGTCTAAGAAGACAAGCTGGATGGGATACACATGGACTTCCAATAGAACACAAGGTGGAAGAATTACTAAATATTAAAAGTAAACAAGAAATCGAGGAAAAATACGGAATCGATAAGTTTGTAGAAAAATGTAAAGAATTCGCCATAAAAAACAAGGAAGACATGACAAAACAATTCAAAAGTATGGGTATATGGATGGACTGGGATGATCCATACGTAACCTATGATAATGGATATATAGAATCATGTTGGTGGACATTACAACAAGCAGATAAAAATGATTTACTAGTACAGGATAAAAGAGTAATCACATGGTGTCCACACTGTGAAACAGCATTAGCAAATGCAGAAATAGAATATGGTGAACAAGAAGACCCATCAATTTATGTTAAATTCCCACTAAAAGAACAGGAATATGATGATGCAACAACATACATTCTAATCTGGACAACAACTCCATGGACAATACCATCAAACCTTGCAGTAAGTGTACATCCAGACTATCAATACAGCTATGTTAAAGTAGCTAATCCTGAAACTGGAAAAGATGAAATATTTATAATGGCTGATGAACTAATAGACACAGTCTTTGGTGACACAGAAAAAACAATACTTAAGACAGTACAGGGAAAAGAATTAGACGGTTTAGAATACAACCATCCACTAGTGGAAGAAGTAACCTTACAAAAAGAATTTAATCACAGAGTAATCCTAGGTACACACGTAACACTAGATGAAGGTACTGGTTGTGTACATACAGCACCAGGACATGGACCGGAAGACTATGAAGTATCTATAAAGAATGGAATAAAACCATTCTGTCCAGTAGATGAAAACGGATGCTACACAGAAGAAGCAGGAAAATATGCATCAAAACCAACAAGAGAAACAAATGATGAAATAACACATGATTTATACCATAAAAATGCACTACTAAAACAAGGAACAATAAACCACCGTGTAGGATTCTGTTGGAGATGTAAAACACCAATCATATATATCGCAACAACACAATGGTTCATAAAGGTAACAGAAATAAAAGACAAAATGCTAGAACAATTAGATGCAGTAGAATGGGTACCATCATGGGCTGGAGAAAGCAGATTCAGAAACTGGGTTGAAAATGCTAGAGATTGGACCATATCAAGACAAAGATATTGGGGAATACCATTACCAATATGGATATGTCCAGAATGTGGAAAGAAAATAGTAGTAGGATCCAAGAAAGAATTAAAAGAATTATCTGGCGATGATACATTAACAGGTGACTTTGTACACAGACCTCATGTAGACAACATAACAATCCCATGTGAATGTGGACATGAAATGAAAAGAGTACCTGACGTACTAGATGTATGGATAGATTCTGGTGTAGCAGGATGGGCAGCATTACATTACCCACAAAATCCATCTAAAAACTTTGACGACTGGTTCCCATACGATTTCATAGCAGAAGGACATGACCAGACAAGAGGATGGTTTTACTCACAGTTAGGATTAGGTGTAGCCGCATTTGGAAAAGCACCATACAAGAAAGTATTAATGCACGGATTTACTCTCGATGAAGAGGGTAAAAAGATGAGTAAATCATTAGGAAATGTTGTAAGTCCTGAAGAAGTAATAGAAAAGTATGGGGCAGATATTCTAAGATTCTACTTATTAGATGCTAACAAACCATGGGATGACCTCAAATTCCATTGGGAAGAAGTACAGAACTCTGCAAAACTATTCAACATACTATGGAATGTATATTATTTCTCAACAACATACATGGCACTAGATAACTTTGACCCAACAAAACACAACAAAGATGATTTAGTATTCAGAGAAGAAGACCTCTGGATAAGATCACGAGTAAACAGTCTAATAAAATCAGTAGAAGACGACATTAATGCACTAGTATTTAACAGAGCAACCGAAAAAATCTCAGATTTCATACTAGAAGATTTAAGCAGATGGTATGTAAGATTAATCAGAGGAAGAACATGGGTAGAAAGCGATGATCCTGATAAATTAGGAGCATACTACACATTATACTACACATTAAAAGATCTTATAAGAGTACTAGCACCAATAGCACCATATGTAACAGAGGAAATCTATCAAAACCTTGTAAGAGGCGTAAAAAAAGATGCACCTGAAAGTGTACACATGCTAGATTGGGTATACAATGAAAATGAAATAGACCTACAATTAGAAGAAAACATGAATTACATAAGAGATATTCTTGAAGCAAGTGCACATGCAAGAGATGTAGCTAGATTCAAATTAAGATGGCCAGTACAAGATATAACAATAGTAACCGAGAACGAATCAATTAAAAATGCAATCAACTCTCTTGAAAACGTATTACTAGAACAAGCAAACACTAAACATATAACAATAGACTCAGAACTAGAAAATGCAATAATAATAGCTAAACCAAACATGTCAATACTAGGACCAAAACTAAGAGGAGACCTTGGAAGAGTTAAAAAATACTTCGAACAAGACGAAGTTGATGGAGCAGAAGTACAGGATACATTAAACAAAGAAGGAACATACACAATATCATTCGATGATAAAGATATAACCTTAAATGAAGAAGAAATACTCTTCGAGAAAGAATTACCAGATAATCTAGTAAGCTGTGACTTTGAAGGTGGTAGTGTATACGTAAACACAGAATTAACACCAGAAATATACTCAGAAGCAATGGCACGTGAACTAATAAGACGTATACAAGATATGAGAAAAGATTTAGATTTAAATGTAGAAGCTAATATACATGTAACAGTAGAATGCAGTGATGAATTCAAAGATGCTGTAATACCACATCAAGATTACATTTCTAATGAGGTCCGTACAGATAAATTAGTATTTGAACCCGTTACTGATAATGGTTATATGAAAGAATGGAAGATTGAAGACGAACAACTTAAAATAGTAATTAAAGAATAA
- a CDS encoding metallophosphoesterase has product MYKIIINNKNNEQIIIKTNYASSYVKRMKGLMFQENITPLLFKQKNSNKYLSAIHTMFMKKTIDILYINTEDKIEEMITLQPWKIHIPNKSNTKYIIELPENTIKKNNITLNNKIKVVKIMKLLKNNDEHVNNSMIARSTIQTAMNTTRDKLNRGTFKENEYEVVPLTIQDKRIPSEFDGYRIVHLTDLHLGQWINQKKLDGIVKLTNKQHPDLIVMTGDYMSYQADKYIPQLEESLKNLKSKDATLSVLGNHDHWTNPEKIKEALKKDNIINLENEVYTITRNNKKLQIAGADSVTVGKDDIKKIEKQLDKNAPAIMLVHEPDFADTTAQLDQFILQLSGHSHGGQISIPKIGTPVRGKNFIKYPKGKYKVKNMIQYTSSGVGTNTFWLRINCPPEITKITLRTKE; this is encoded by the coding sequence ATGTATAAAATTATAATAAATAACAAAAATAATGAACAAATTATAATAAAAACAAATTATGCATCAAGTTATGTTAAAAGAATGAAAGGGTTAATGTTTCAAGAAAACATTACCCCACTACTGTTCAAACAAAAAAATTCAAACAAGTACCTCTCAGCAATACACACTATGTTCATGAAAAAGACAATAGACATTCTCTACATAAATACAGAAGATAAGATAGAAGAAATGATAACATTACAGCCATGGAAGATACACATACCAAACAAATCAAATACAAAATACATAATTGAATTACCCGAAAATACTATTAAAAAAAATAACATAACACTAAATAATAAGATAAAAGTCGTGAAAATCATGAAACTATTAAAAAATAATGATGAACATGTAAATAACAGCATGATTGCACGCAGCACAATACAAACAGCCATGAATACTACGCGCGATAAATTAAATAGGGGAACATTTAAAGAAAATGAGTATGAAGTAGTACCTTTAACTATTCAAGATAAGAGAATACCATCAGAATTTGATGGATATCGAATAGTACATTTAACAGATTTACATTTAGGTCAGTGGATAAATCAGAAAAAATTGGATGGAATTGTTAAATTAACAAACAAACAACACCCTGATTTAATAGTAATGACAGGAGATTACATGTCCTACCAGGCAGATAAATACATTCCACAATTAGAAGAAAGTCTAAAAAATCTCAAATCAAAGGATGCAACATTATCAGTACTAGGAAATCATGACCACTGGACAAATCCTGAAAAAATCAAAGAAGCACTGAAAAAAGACAATATAATAAACTTAGAAAATGAAGTATACACTATCACACGAAATAACAAGAAACTACAAATTGCAGGAGCTGACAGTGTAACTGTAGGAAAAGATGATATAAAAAAGATAGAAAAACAGTTAGATAAAAATGCTCCAGCAATCATGTTAGTACATGAGCCAGACTTTGCAGATACAACAGCACAATTAGACCAATTCATACTGCAATTATCAGGACATAGTCATGGCGGACAAATAAGCATACCTAAAATTGGAACTCCTGTTAGAGGAAAGAATTTCATAAAATATCCAAAAGGAAAATACAAAGTAAAAAATATGATACAATACACTAGTAGTGGAGTAGGAACTAATACATTTTGGTTAAGAATAAACTGTCCCCCAGAAATAACAAAAATTACCTTGAGGACAAAAGAATGA
- a CDS encoding methionine adenosyltransferase has translation MRNIKIEKAIGKTAGQNEIEVVERKGIGHPDSISDGIAETVSRVLSQTYKEKAGHVLHHNTDEVQITAGESDPKFGGGQIIKPIQILLTGRAANEFTLPNGETHKVGVDTIAIQAAKQFLNDTIINLDVEYGTVVECKIGQGSADLRDVFQRPNDIPSSNDTSFGVGFAPFTETENLVLKTEELLNSKDFKKQYPHVGEDIKVMGLRENDNITLTIAAAFVSKYVDDVDSYINMKHELTDIVEDLAAKTTDLNVETLINTADDETKKDESGYYLTVTGTSAEMGDDGSVGRGNRANGLITPNRPMSMEATSGKNPINHVGKIYNLLSNEITREVVNDVEGVKNIDMIILSQIGKPIDQPKTARAQIQTEDGYTVEDVEEDVTRIIDRWLENITDIKDFMLEGKLRTF, from the coding sequence ATGCGCAATATAAAAATCGAAAAAGCTATAGGAAAAACAGCAGGACAAAATGAGATAGAAGTAGTAGAAAGAAAAGGAATAGGTCACCCTGACAGTATAAGTGATGGAATTGCAGAGACTGTAAGTAGAGTTTTATCACAAACATACAAAGAAAAAGCAGGACATGTATTACACCACAATACTGATGAAGTACAAATTACCGCAGGTGAATCTGATCCTAAATTCGGTGGCGGACAAATTATAAAACCAATCCAAATATTATTAACAGGAAGAGCAGCAAACGAGTTTACCCTACCAAATGGTGAAACACATAAAGTAGGAGTAGACACAATAGCTATACAAGCAGCAAAACAATTCCTAAATGATACTATTATAAACTTAGACGTTGAATATGGTACAGTTGTAGAATGTAAAATAGGACAAGGTTCAGCTGACCTAAGAGATGTATTCCAAAGACCAAACGACATACCATCATCAAATGATACATCATTTGGAGTAGGATTTGCACCATTTACTGAAACAGAAAATCTAGTATTAAAAACAGAGGAATTATTAAACAGTAAAGACTTCAAAAAACAATATCCTCACGTAGGAGAAGATATAAAAGTAATGGGTCTTCGTGAAAATGATAACATTACATTAACAATAGCAGCAGCTTTCGTATCAAAATATGTTGATGATGTAGACTCATACATTAACATGAAACATGAATTAACAGACATAGTAGAAGATTTAGCTGCAAAAACAACTGATTTAAACGTAGAAACATTAATCAACACAGCAGACGATGAAACTAAAAAAGATGAATCAGGATACTATTTAACAGTAACAGGTACAAGTGCTGAAATGGGAGATGATGGTTCAGTAGGTAGAGGAAACAGAGCAAATGGATTAATAACTCCAAACAGACCAATGTCCATGGAAGCAACATCCGGTAAAAACCCTATTAACCACGTAGGTAAAATATACAACTTACTCTCAAATGAAATAACAAGAGAAGTAGTAAATGATGTTGAAGGAGTAAAAAACATTGACATGATTATATTAAGTCAAATTGGTAAACCTATCGACCAACCTAAAACAGCAAGAGCACAAATCCAAACCGAAGATGGATACACTGTTGAAGATGTAGAAGAAGATGTAACCAGAATCATTGACAGATGGTTAGAAAACATAACTGACATCAAAGACTTCATGTTAGAAGGAAAACTCAGAACATTTTAA
- the purL gene encoding phosphoribosylformylglycinamidine synthase subunit PurL, which yields MVLTDDELKYIDEVLGRKPNELELGMMDVMFSEHCSYKSSKPILRNFPTEGPDVILGPGDDAGIVSLTDDYALAIGMESHNHPSAVEPYGGAGTGIGGIVRDIISMGARPVVLLDALRFGHMSDQRSKYIFDYVVKGISDYGNRIGVPTVGGEIEFDDNFQYNPMVNVVCAGLVKKDEIVYGSAPVVGDVFLLMGGTTGRDGIHGVTFASEELTSKSEIEDRPAVQVADPFTKKRVMEATYELLDTLNIHGVKDLGGGGLTCCLSEMADKGGNGSLIDLNKIPLREENMTPYEIMLSESQERMVFAISPDDVEKAFEICEKHDLSHAVIGTIIDKREFIIKDGDEEICHAPNILFTEAPIIEREAKEPEKVIEDVTLKDVNPQEALLSLLASENITSKEWVYSQYDHEVQLRTIVKPGDDAAVIKVDGDTSFTIGTDCNSTHVLLNPYDGAAAAVLESINNSISMGGRPLALVDCLNFGNPEKPEVFWQFKEAVRGMSDVANKFEVPFISGNVSFYNETEGVTVNPSPIVGTVGKLNNNYIKTMTFKNKGDLVLIIGNTYSELDGSQYYKTVQDIVQGYPPKIRIDENYETSMMIKDLIKEYNDDITAVHDISKGGLLVALSLMSIKSGMGVNIDLKDIPCGEELSLTDKLFSETNGRFIVTVKEDKLEDMKLLLEGNVSFAVIGTVSDDGFVVKDNDEIININVDELVKANTTTIETHMA from the coding sequence ATGGTTTTAACTGATGATGAATTAAAATATATAGATGAAGTATTAGGAAGAAAACCTAATGAATTAGAACTAGGAATGATGGATGTAATGTTTTCAGAACATTGTTCCTATAAAAGTAGTAAACCCATTCTAAGAAACTTTCCAACAGAAGGGCCAGATGTGATATTAGGTCCTGGAGATGATGCAGGAATAGTAAGTCTAACTGATGATTATGCATTAGCTATAGGTATGGAAAGTCACAACCATCCATCCGCTGTAGAACCATATGGTGGAGCTGGAACTGGAATTGGTGGAATAGTAAGAGATATTATAAGTATGGGTGCAAGACCAGTAGTGCTCTTAGACGCACTACGATTTGGTCATATGAGTGATCAGAGGTCTAAATACATATTTGATTACGTTGTTAAAGGAATCTCAGATTACGGAAATCGTATAGGTGTTCCAACAGTAGGTGGAGAAATAGAATTTGATGATAATTTCCAATACAATCCAATGGTCAACGTAGTATGTGCAGGACTAGTAAAAAAGGATGAAATAGTTTACGGTTCAGCACCAGTAGTAGGAGATGTTTTCCTGTTAATGGGTGGAACAACTGGAAGAGATGGAATACACGGAGTAACTTTTGCATCTGAGGAATTAACTAGTAAATCTGAGATAGAAGATAGGCCGGCAGTACAAGTAGCAGATCCATTTACTAAGAAAAGAGTAATGGAAGCAACATATGAATTGCTTGATACATTAAATATTCACGGAGTAAAAGACCTTGGAGGAGGAGGACTCACATGTTGTCTATCAGAAATGGCAGACAAAGGTGGTAATGGTTCACTTATTGATTTAAATAAGATACCTCTAAGAGAAGAAAACATGACACCATATGAGATAATGCTCTCTGAATCACAGGAAAGAATGGTATTTGCTATTTCCCCAGATGATGTAGAAAAAGCATTTGAAATATGTGAAAAACACGACCTTTCTCATGCAGTAATAGGAACAATCATTGATAAAAGAGAATTCATAATCAAAGATGGGGATGAAGAAATATGTCATGCTCCAAATATCCTATTTACAGAGGCACCAATCATAGAAAGAGAGGCTAAAGAACCTGAAAAAGTAATAGAAGATGTAACTTTAAAAGATGTAAATCCACAGGAAGCACTTTTAAGCTTACTTGCATCAGAAAACATCACTAGTAAAGAATGGGTATACAGTCAATATGACCATGAAGTACAATTAAGAACAATTGTAAAACCTGGAGATGATGCAGCAGTAATTAAAGTAGACGGCGATACATCATTTACTATAGGAACAGATTGTAACAGTACTCATGTATTATTAAATCCATATGATGGAGCTGCAGCAGCTGTTCTTGAATCAATAAATAATTCTATAAGTATGGGTGGAAGACCATTAGCCTTAGTAGACTGTTTAAACTTTGGTAATCCAGAAAAACCGGAGGTATTCTGGCAATTCAAGGAAGCAGTAAGAGGTATGAGTGATGTTGCTAATAAATTTGAAGTACCATTCATCAGTGGAAATGTAAGTTTCTATAATGAAACAGAAGGTGTAACAGTAAATCCATCACCAATAGTTGGTACAGTTGGAAAATTAAATAACAACTATATTAAGACTATGACCTTCAAAAATAAGGGTGATTTAGTATTAATAATAGGAAATACTTACTCTGAACTTGATGGTTCACAATACTATAAGACAGTACAAGATATTGTGCAGGGATATCCTCCTAAAATTAGAATTGATGAAAATTATGAAACATCTATGATGATAAAAGATCTCATCAAAGAATATAATGATGACATCACAGCTGTTCATGATATTTCTAAGGGTGGATTATTAGTAGCACTATCATTAATGAGTATTAAGTCCGGTATGGGAGTAAATATTGATTTAAAAGACATACCTTGTGGTGAGGAGTTATCTTTAACTGATAAATTATTCTCTGAAACTAATGGTAGATTTATTGTTACAGTTAAAGAGGATAAATTAGAGGATATGAAATTATTATTAGAAGGTAATGTGTCATTTGCTGTTATTGGTACAGTATCTGATGATGGTTTTGTTGTAAAGGATAATGATGAGATAATTAATATTAATGTTGATGAATTAGTAAAAGCAAACACGACAACAATTGAAACACATATGGCATAA
- a CDS encoding site-2 protease family protein — MNALWYYVIGFIVVWVLAYLLKDKYNITMDGIVLMLKTDKLKDVIDRIANACPRFWKWYMNISIPVGIFLIILMVVSLVWSIQLMFETPTVSLILPGVDIPGSPIYIPFASGLIALATVLIIHEGGHGILSRVEGISVDSVGLLLFAIIPGAFVEPNQDEIDKANGISKLRIYFAGPMFNVGLAIIALLVVAGIGGFLATENVYTTDGMEISSVVPASPAEGILYDGMVITQVNNQTTLNTTSYTKAVNNTHIGDNLTIATNSGTYNVVTGSNPNNSTRPYIGIRTQEHKIVSPEAREKYGTILPAILSQLEELFSMIFFLNLAVGTFNLLPMKPLDGGLILEELINIKIRPDRRKQFNDTLNHYTRKLPMNMRCWISRRFNTVLNFISHHEISEKKSGVMIRTISSIIMVIIVMLLIYGLVPGLLDLL; from the coding sequence ATGAATGCATTATGGTATTATGTAATAGGATTTATAGTGGTATGGGTCTTAGCATACTTACTTAAGGATAAATATAACATAACCATGGATGGAATAGTGTTAATGCTTAAAACAGATAAGCTTAAAGACGTTATTGATAGGATTGCTAATGCTTGTCCAAGATTTTGGAAGTGGTATATGAATATATCAATTCCTGTAGGTATATTTCTGATAATATTAATGGTCGTGTCATTAGTTTGGTCGATACAGTTAATGTTTGAAACACCTACAGTTTCATTGATACTTCCAGGAGTAGATATTCCAGGGTCACCGATATACATACCATTTGCATCAGGTTTAATAGCTTTGGCAACAGTACTGATAATTCATGAAGGTGGCCATGGAATTTTATCACGTGTTGAAGGTATTAGTGTAGATTCTGTTGGATTACTTTTATTTGCTATAATCCCAGGCGCATTCGTTGAACCAAATCAGGATGAAATAGACAAAGCTAATGGTATAAGCAAGCTAAGAATATATTTTGCCGGGCCAATGTTTAATGTAGGTCTAGCAATAATAGCTCTACTAGTAGTTGCTGGAATTGGAGGATTTCTAGCAACAGAAAATGTATACACAACAGATGGTATGGAGATATCAAGTGTAGTACCAGCAAGTCCGGCAGAAGGAATATTATATGATGGAATGGTAATAACACAAGTAAATAATCAAACAACATTAAACACAACTAGTTATACAAAAGCAGTGAATAACACGCATATTGGAGACAATCTAACAATAGCAACAAATTCGGGAACATATAATGTTGTAACCGGTTCAAACCCTAACAATAGCACTAGACCATACATTGGAATAAGAACACAGGAACATAAAATAGTATCTCCAGAAGCAAGAGAAAAGTATGGTACAATATTACCAGCAATTCTATCACAACTAGAAGAATTATTCTCAATGATATTCTTCTTAAATCTTGCTGTAGGAACATTTAATTTACTTCCAATGAAACCATTAGATGGTGGACTCATACTAGAAGAGTTAATAAATATTAAAATAAGACCAGACAGACGAAAACAATTCAATGATACATTAAATCATTACACTAGAAAATTACCTATGAATATGAGATGCTGGATAAGCAGAAGATTTAACACAGTACTAAATTTCATATCTCATCATGAAATAAGCGAAAAAAAGTCTGGAGTAATGATAAGAACAATATCCAGCATAATTATGGTAATAATAGTAATGTTATTAATATATGGATTAGTACCAGGATTACTAGACCTATTATAA
- a CDS encoding flavodoxin family protein, which produces MNYLIINGSPRRENTWKIVERVKDTLSDRNNDASFEEIDLLDINLPPCIGCYSCFTKGESTCPHSSIIEPIVEKMKKCDGFIITSPVYALNVTGLIKNFIDHLAYFYHRPYFFKKKAMIVVTTAGSGHNKVGDYLDETLRNWGYNERFKLCFVTAHDTKGRLPLKTKQKIDAVTNKFYNSIYSKSLKSPDRKALFYYNLWRAMAYNNHVPLDNKYWVDNDMINNEFHPDIPCNSLKKIPYKIFYRILLGFLSRNTVK; this is translated from the coding sequence ATGAATTATTTAATTATTAATGGAAGTCCTAGACGTGAAAATACATGGAAGATTGTTGAGAGAGTTAAGGACACCTTATCAGATAGAAATAATGATGCATCATTTGAAGAGATTGATTTACTAGATATTAATTTACCTCCTTGTATTGGATGTTATAGTTGTTTTACTAAAGGAGAATCTACTTGTCCTCACAGTAGTATTATTGAACCAATTGTTGAAAAAATGAAGAAATGTGATGGATTCATAATAACAAGCCCTGTATATGCTTTGAATGTGACAGGTTTGATTAAAAATTTCATAGATCATTTAGCATACTTTTATCATAGGCCTTACTTTTTTAAGAAAAAAGCTATGATAGTTGTAACTACTGCCGGGTCAGGACATAATAAAGTGGGAGATTATCTTGATGAGACATTACGTAATTGGGGATATAATGAACGTTTCAAACTATGCTTTGTTACCGCTCATGATACAAAAGGCCGTCTTCCATTGAAAACTAAGCAGAAGATTGATGCTGTAACAAATAAATTCTATAATAGTATTTACAGTAAAAGTCTTAAAAGTCCTGATAGAAAAGCATTATTCTATTATAATCTATGGAGAGCTATGGCCTATAATAACCATGTGCCTCTAGATAATAAGTATTGGGTTGATAATGATATGATTAACAATGAATTTCATCCAGATATTCCATGTAATTCATTAAAAAAGATTCCATACAAGATTTTTTATAGAATATTATTAGGATTTCTTAGTCGTAATACTGTGAAATAA